Proteins encoded together in one Aurantiacibacter aquimixticola window:
- a CDS encoding mechanosensitive ion channel family protein, which translates to MFDKYDPHNFEVQWLEVSEALVVLVAAILIAWLIYRVSFAVVMKIASKSDSEIDDLVLRKIASPIKWSLIAIAITLAAQVDSSLAAVWEPLGQFLRPALLGWIVYSLVKAFTGAMELRLDAATDPVAVRSRRTRISILSRTATFAIIFITVGLMLFTIPAVKNIGATLLASAGLAALAVGAAAQPALKSLIAGLQIAITEPLRLGDMVVIEGHTGRVEEIHMAFIIVRTWDERAVVVPTASVLDSSFENWSRKSEILTGPVFLHLDPATEVAPIRAELERFVGQHELWDGRTAAVLMTEAYPESMELRISVSAATIPDVWNLRCAVREHMLDWLRREMPGALIRHRLEVESANARVAK; encoded by the coding sequence ATGTTCGACAAATACGATCCGCACAATTTCGAAGTCCAGTGGCTTGAGGTGAGCGAGGCGCTGGTGGTGCTCGTGGCCGCCATCCTGATCGCGTGGCTGATCTACCGCGTCTCTTTCGCCGTGGTGATGAAGATTGCCAGCAAGTCCGACTCAGAAATCGACGACCTGGTGCTGCGCAAGATTGCATCGCCGATCAAATGGTCGCTCATCGCCATCGCCATCACGCTGGCGGCGCAGGTCGATTCCTCCCTTGCCGCCGTGTGGGAGCCGCTCGGCCAGTTCCTGCGCCCCGCCCTGCTCGGCTGGATCGTTTATTCGCTAGTGAAGGCCTTTACCGGGGCGATGGAGCTGCGGCTGGATGCGGCGACCGATCCCGTTGCCGTGCGCAGTCGCCGCACGCGCATTTCCATCCTGTCGCGCACGGCGACCTTCGCGATCATCTTCATCACCGTCGGTCTGATGCTGTTCACCATCCCGGCCGTAAAGAACATCGGCGCGACGCTGCTCGCCTCCGCAGGTCTTGCCGCGCTGGCGGTCGGTGCCGCCGCGCAACCTGCGCTCAAATCGCTGATCGCGGGATTACAGATCGCCATCACCGAGCCGCTGCGGCTAGGCGACATGGTGGTGATCGAAGGGCATACCGGCCGGGTGGAGGAAATCCACATGGCCTTCATCATCGTGCGCACCTGGGACGAGCGCGCCGTGGTGGTGCCCACCGCCTCCGTGCTCGATTCCAGCTTCGAGAACTGGTCGCGCAAGAGCGAGATACTGACCGGGCCGGTGTTCCTGCATCTCGACCCAGCCACCGAAGTCGCGCCAATCCGCGCCGAGCTGGAGCGTTTCGTCGGCCAGCACGAATTGTGGGACGGACGCACCGCCGCCGTGCTGATGACCGAAGCCTATCCCGAAAGCATGGAGCTGCGCATTTCGGTCAGCGCCGCGACCATTCCCGACGTCTGGAACCTGCGCTGCGCGGTGCGGGAACACATGCTCGATTGGTTGCGCCGCGAAATGCCCGGTGCGCTGATCCGACACCGGCTGGAAGTCGAATCGGCGAATGCGCGGGTTGCGAAATAA